The following proteins are co-located in the Clavibacter capsici genome:
- a CDS encoding ABC transporter permease produces the protein MTDDTTRPEGHGPEDPSAGQLPASGRESGSVGDPTRSEAPAGVPAVATAEPAPGSGSDGGGSRAGQVLREIASGSALLSVLAVVLSLVVGALLIAVTDEATQKAAGYFFSRPLDTLRAGWDAASGAYSALFQGSIYNFRRPGFANGIKPLTETLTFATPLIAAGLGVALAFRVGLFNIGARGQMLIAAACAGWVGFSFDMPPVVHLVLAVGAGILGGAVWGGIVGLLKARTGAHEVIVTIMLNYVAFYLLSYLLRTPGLLQAPGSNNPKTPGMKDSAVFPALLGDGYSLHAGFLVVVVATVIVWYLLNRSGLGFRFRAVGENPSAARVAGIDVKNSYLYAMLISGGLAGLAGASQVLGTVTTGFSSGIDAGIGFDAITVALLGRSRPWGVFVAGILFGAFKAGGFSMQAAEGVPIDIVVVVQSLIVLFIAAPPLVRAVFRLPAPGQARRTIRIRKAALSS, from the coding sequence ATGACCGACGACACCACTCGTCCCGAGGGCCACGGTCCCGAGGACCCGTCCGCGGGGCAGCTGCCCGCCTCCGGTCGCGAGTCCGGATCCGTGGGCGACCCCACGCGCTCGGAGGCGCCCGCGGGCGTGCCCGCCGTCGCCACCGCCGAGCCCGCCCCCGGCTCCGGCTCCGACGGCGGGGGATCCCGCGCCGGTCAGGTGCTCCGCGAGATCGCGAGCGGCAGCGCGCTGCTGTCGGTGCTCGCGGTCGTGCTGTCGCTCGTCGTCGGCGCCCTGCTCATCGCCGTCACCGACGAGGCGACGCAGAAGGCGGCCGGCTACTTCTTCAGCCGCCCGCTCGACACGCTGCGGGCCGGATGGGATGCGGCCAGCGGCGCGTACTCCGCTCTCTTCCAGGGCTCGATCTACAACTTCCGCCGCCCGGGCTTCGCGAACGGCATCAAGCCGCTCACCGAGACGCTCACCTTCGCCACCCCGCTCATCGCGGCCGGCCTCGGCGTGGCGCTCGCGTTCCGCGTGGGCCTGTTCAACATCGGCGCCCGCGGGCAGATGCTCATCGCCGCCGCGTGCGCCGGCTGGGTCGGCTTCAGCTTCGACATGCCGCCCGTGGTCCACCTGGTGCTCGCGGTCGGCGCGGGCATCCTCGGCGGCGCGGTCTGGGGCGGGATCGTCGGCCTCCTCAAGGCGCGCACGGGCGCGCACGAGGTGATCGTCACGATCATGCTCAACTACGTCGCGTTCTACCTCCTCTCCTACCTGCTGCGGACGCCGGGCCTCCTCCAGGCGCCCGGGTCCAACAACCCGAAGACCCCGGGCATGAAGGACAGCGCGGTCTTCCCCGCCCTCCTCGGCGACGGGTACTCGCTGCACGCGGGCTTCCTCGTCGTCGTGGTCGCCACGGTGATCGTCTGGTACCTCCTCAACCGCTCCGGACTCGGCTTCCGGTTCCGCGCGGTGGGCGAGAACCCGAGCGCGGCGCGGGTCGCGGGCATCGACGTCAAGAACTCGTACCTCTACGCCATGCTCATCTCCGGCGGGCTCGCGGGCCTCGCCGGGGCGAGCCAGGTGCTCGGCACGGTCACCACGGGCTTCAGCTCGGGGATCGACGCGGGCATCGGCTTCGACGCCATCACGGTGGCGCTGCTCGGCCGCAGCCGGCCGTGGGGCGTGTTCGTCGCGGGGATCCTGTTCGGCGCGTTCAAGGCCGGCGGGTTCTCCATGCAGGCGGCCGAGGGCGTGCCCATCGACATCGTCGTGGTCGTCCAGTCGCTCATCGTCCTGTTCATCGCGGCGCCGCCGCTCGTCCGGGCGGTCTTCCGACTGCCCGCGCCGGGCCAGGCGCGTCGCACCATCCGGATCCGGAAGGCGGCGCTCAGCTCGTGA
- a CDS encoding cytidine deaminase, with product MSAVEPVESGGIDWGSLREAAHEAMGRAYVPYSRFPVGVAAIATDGRVITGCNVENASYGLTLCAECALVSVLHLTGGGQLVAFTCVDGDGNILMPCGRCRQLLFEHAVPGMLLETVSGIRTIDEVLPDAFGPSTLDAYGVRP from the coding sequence GTGAGCGCCGTGGAGCCCGTGGAGTCGGGCGGCATCGACTGGGGGTCGCTCCGCGAGGCGGCCCATGAGGCCATGGGCCGCGCGTACGTCCCGTACTCGCGCTTCCCGGTGGGCGTCGCGGCCATCGCCACCGACGGCCGCGTCATCACCGGCTGCAACGTGGAGAACGCGTCCTACGGCCTGACGCTCTGCGCCGAGTGCGCGCTCGTCTCGGTCCTCCACCTCACGGGCGGCGGCCAGCTGGTCGCCTTCACGTGCGTGGACGGCGACGGGAACATCCTCATGCCGTGCGGGCGCTGCCGGCAGCTGCTGTTCGAGCACGCGGTGCCGGGGATGCTGCTGGAGACCGTGTCGGGGATCCGCACGATCGACGAGGTCCTGCCCGACGCCTTCGGGCCGAGCACGCTGGACGCCTACGGGGTCCGCCCGTGA
- a CDS encoding thymidine phosphorylase, with protein MSAAYDVVDLIRAKRDGGRLSTAEIDWLVAAYTDRYVADEQMAALAMAILLRGMDRTEIRDLTLAMIASGETLDFSGLGKPTVDKHSTGGVGDKITLPLMPLVASYGVAVPQLSGRGLGHTGGTLDKLESIPGWRADLSTEEMVQQMRDHGGVVCAAGSGLAPADKRLYALRDTTGTVEAIPLIASSIMSKKIAEGTGALVLDVKFGGGAFMTDIDRSRELARTMVELGTDAGVRTTALLTDMDVPLGLAIGNANEVRESVEVLAGGGPADVVELTLALAREMLAAVGIPDADVEEALRDGRAMDSWRATVRAQGGDPDAALPVARETHVVTAERDGVLVQQEALPFGIAAWRLGAGRARQGDAVQHAAGVDLHAKPGDRVRRGDPLFTLSADEPERFARALESLEGAYRVGDPEEHVARGPLVRERITAEG; from the coding sequence GTGAGCGCCGCGTACGACGTCGTCGACCTGATCCGCGCCAAGCGCGACGGCGGCCGGCTCTCCACCGCCGAGATCGACTGGCTCGTCGCGGCGTACACCGACCGCTACGTGGCGGACGAGCAGATGGCCGCGCTCGCGATGGCGATCCTGCTCCGCGGCATGGACCGCACCGAGATCCGCGACCTGACGCTCGCCATGATCGCGAGCGGCGAGACCCTCGACTTCTCGGGTCTCGGCAAGCCCACGGTCGACAAGCACTCCACGGGCGGCGTGGGCGACAAGATCACCCTCCCGCTGATGCCGCTGGTCGCCTCCTACGGCGTCGCGGTGCCGCAGCTCTCGGGCCGCGGCCTCGGTCACACGGGCGGCACGCTCGACAAGCTCGAGTCGATCCCCGGCTGGCGCGCCGACCTCTCCACGGAGGAGATGGTGCAGCAGATGAGGGACCACGGCGGCGTGGTCTGCGCGGCCGGCAGCGGCCTCGCCCCCGCGGACAAGCGCCTCTACGCGCTCCGCGACACGACGGGCACGGTCGAGGCGATCCCGCTCATCGCCTCCAGCATCATGAGCAAGAAGATCGCGGAGGGCACGGGCGCGCTCGTCCTGGACGTGAAGTTCGGCGGCGGCGCCTTCATGACCGACATCGACCGGTCGCGCGAGCTCGCGCGCACCATGGTCGAGCTCGGCACCGACGCGGGCGTGCGGACGACCGCGCTCCTCACCGACATGGACGTGCCGCTCGGCCTCGCCATCGGCAACGCCAACGAGGTGCGCGAGTCCGTCGAGGTGCTCGCGGGCGGCGGCCCCGCCGACGTCGTGGAGCTCACCCTCGCGCTCGCGCGCGAGATGCTCGCGGCCGTCGGGATCCCCGACGCCGACGTCGAGGAGGCCCTCCGCGACGGCCGGGCCATGGACTCGTGGCGCGCCACCGTGCGCGCGCAGGGCGGGGATCCGGACGCCGCGCTGCCCGTGGCCCGCGAGACGCACGTGGTCACCGCCGAGCGCGACGGCGTGCTCGTGCAGCAGGAGGCGCTCCCGTTCGGCATCGCCGCCTGGCGCCTCGGCGCCGGACGCGCGCGCCAGGGCGACGCCGTGCAGCACGCCGCGGGAGTGGACCTGCACGCGAAGCCCGGGGACCGCGTCCGCCGCGGCGACCCGCTGTTCACGCTGTCCGCCGACGAGCCCGAGCGGTTCGCCCGCGCGCTGGAGTCGCTCGAGGGCGCCTACCGCGTCGGCGACCCGGAGGAGCACGTCGCGCGCGGCCCGCTCGTGCGGGAGCGCATCACCGCAGAGGGCTGA
- a CDS encoding ABC transporter permease has product MTATTPTAAPTPAPHGPAAAALERAVATSWKAPVAFGIFTVVSLVLFVLLGREGSSTFGLSTGTDLIQLAPLVLPTAATGVAVTVLLAALTVVSALLVRRSAKVPLWLTVVFAILFLVAFLTWASAGQTIPVPGLLVGTVSLSVPLIFGALGGVLSERVGVVNVAIEGQLLAGAFVSAVVASVTGQPLIGLASAMVAGMLVSFVLAAFAIKYLVDQVIVGVVLNVLVTGLTSFLFSQVLSADPGTLNSPPRFDRIDIPVLGQIPIIGPVLFRQTIIVYLMYVAVFLVWYCLFHTRWGLRLRAVGEHPQAADTVGIKVAGTRFWNVSLAGAIAGLGGAFFTLGSVGAFNKEMTAGAGFIALAAVIFGRWDPLRATLAALLFGFASNLQNVLGVIGSPVPSEFMLMLPYVVTIAAVAGLVGQVRGPAAAGKPYVKS; this is encoded by the coding sequence GTGACCGCGACCACCCCCACCGCCGCGCCCACGCCGGCGCCCCACGGCCCCGCGGCCGCCGCCCTCGAGCGCGCCGTCGCGACGAGCTGGAAGGCGCCCGTCGCCTTCGGGATCTTCACCGTCGTCTCGCTCGTCCTCTTCGTGCTCCTCGGGCGCGAGGGATCCAGCACGTTCGGGCTCTCCACGGGCACCGACCTCATCCAGCTGGCGCCGCTCGTGCTGCCGACCGCCGCGACGGGCGTCGCCGTGACGGTGCTGCTCGCCGCGCTCACGGTGGTGTCCGCCCTGCTGGTGCGCCGGTCGGCGAAGGTGCCGCTGTGGCTCACGGTCGTGTTCGCGATCCTGTTCCTCGTGGCGTTCCTCACCTGGGCGTCCGCGGGCCAGACCATCCCCGTGCCCGGCCTCCTCGTCGGGACCGTGAGCCTGTCCGTGCCGCTCATCTTCGGCGCGCTCGGCGGCGTGCTGTCGGAGCGGGTCGGCGTCGTCAACGTCGCGATCGAGGGGCAGCTGCTCGCGGGCGCGTTCGTGTCGGCGGTCGTCGCCTCCGTGACGGGCCAGCCGCTCATCGGCCTCGCCTCCGCGATGGTGGCCGGCATGCTCGTGTCGTTCGTGCTGGCGGCCTTCGCCATCAAGTACCTGGTCGACCAGGTCATCGTGGGCGTCGTGCTCAACGTGCTCGTCACGGGCCTCACGAGCTTCCTGTTCTCGCAGGTGCTCTCGGCCGACCCGGGCACGCTCAACTCGCCGCCGCGCTTCGACCGCATCGACATCCCGGTCCTCGGCCAGATCCCCATCATCGGACCCGTGCTGTTCCGGCAGACGATCATCGTCTACCTCATGTACGTGGCCGTCTTCCTCGTCTGGTACTGCCTCTTCCACACCCGCTGGGGCCTCCGCCTCCGCGCGGTGGGCGAGCACCCGCAGGCCGCCGACACCGTGGGCATCAAGGTCGCGGGCACCCGGTTCTGGAACGTCTCCCTCGCGGGCGCGATCGCGGGCCTGGGCGGCGCGTTCTTCACGCTCGGCTCCGTCGGCGCGTTCAACAAGGAGATGACGGCGGGCGCGGGCTTCATCGCGCTGGCCGCGGTCATCTTCGGCCGGTGGGATCCGCTGCGCGCCACGCTCGCGGCCCTCCTGTTCGGGTTCGCGAGCAACCTGCAGAACGTCCTCGGCGTCATCGGGTCGCCCGTGCCGAGCGAGTTCATGCTGATGCTGCCGTACGTCGTGACCATCGCCGCGGTCGCAGGCCTCGTGGGGCAGGTGCGCGGCCCCGCCGCCGCCGGCAAGCCCTACGTGAAGTCGTGA